The following is a genomic window from Rhodoferax sp. PAMC 29310.
CGAATGTGATGCCAGCGTGACGCTGGGCGAGCGCGAATTCCGCCTGCCCGTGGTGCCAGCCAATATGAAAACCGTGGTCAGCGAAGAGATTTGCATCTGGCTGGCCGAGAACGGCTACTTCTACGTCATGCACCGCTTTGATCTAGACAACGTCAAGTTTGTGCAAGACATGAAGGCGCGCGGCCTGTTTGCCTCCATCTCGCTGGGCGTGAAAAAACCCGATTACGACACCGTGACCAAGTTGCTAACCTTGGGCCTCGTGCCCGAGTACATCACCATCGACATCGCCCATGGCCACGCCGACAGCGTGCGCGACATGATTATTCACCTGAAAGAAAAGATGCCAGCCGCCTTCATCATTGCCGGCAATGTGGCCACGCCCGAAGCCGTCATTGACCTGGAAAACTGGGGCGCCGACGCCACCAAGGTTGGCATTGGCCCCGGCAAAGTTTGCATCACCAAGCTGAAAACGGGGTTCGGCACCGGCGGCTGGCAATTGAGTGCGGTGAAATGGTGTGCCCGGGTGGCGACCAAGCCCATCATTGCCGACGGCGGTATCCGCGAGCACGGCGACATTGCCAAATCCATCCGTTTTGGCGCCACCATGGTGATGATTGGCTCCATGCTGGCCGGTCACGAAGAAAGCCCGGGCAAGACGGTGGAGGTGGACGGCCAACTGTTCAAGGAATACTACGGCTCGGCCAGTGACTTCAACAAAGGCGAATACAAGCACGTGGAAGGCAAGCGCATTCTGGAGCCGGTCAAAGGCAAGCTGGCCGACACGCTGATCGAGATGGAGCAGGACATCCAAAGCTCGATCAGCTACTCCGGCGGCAAAAAGCTGATGGACATTCGCAAGGTGAATTACGTCACACTGGGTGGCGACAACGCCGGAGAGCATCTGCTGATGTAAACCCGTCGGGCGCTGCATGCGCCCGTTTAATAATCAGGGAAGGAGCAACCATGAATATCGCGGTATTGGGCATTGGCGCCATGGGCTACCCCATGGCGCTGCGCCTTATTGAGGCCGGGCACACCGTCCACGTCTGGAATAGGACCGCCTACAAAGCCGAACGCTTGCGCCCCTTGGGGGCCACGGTGCACGCCGCAGCGGCGGATGCGGTGCGGTCGGTGGACACCGTGATCTGCCTGCTCGAAAACGGACCGGTGGTTGGTGACGTGCTGTTCAACCAAGGCGTGGCACGCGCGCTGAAGCCAGGCGCTCTGGTCATGGACATGTCCTCCATCCAACCCGCAGAGGCACGCGACCATGCGGCACAGCTTAGTGAAATGGGTACCCTGCACCTGGACGCCCCAGTGTCAGGCGGCACCCATGGCGCGCAAGACGGCACCCTGGCCATCATGGTGGGCGGCCAAGTCGCAGTCTTCAATGACATCAAACCCGTGCTGGATGTGTTCGGGCGAGCCACGCACGTGGGTCCGCACGGATCGGGCCAACTCGCGAAATTGGCGAATCAGATGATTGTGGGCATCACCATCGGGGCGGTGGCGGAAGCGCTGCTGCTGTGTGAGAAAGGCGGCGCCAGCATGGCCAAGGTCAGGGAAGCCATTACCGGCGGGTTTGCTGACAGCCGAATTCTGCAGGTTCACGGTCAACGAATGATTGACCGTGACTTCACACCCCATGGCCGAATGTCGATCCAACTCAAAGACCTGAGAAACGCCCTAGCCACGGCCGAGGCGATTGGCCTGAGCGCGCCGATTACTCAACTTTTTGAAAAACTCTACGCCGATGGAATCGACCACGGGCTTGCCGATTTGGACCACGCCGGTCTTTTTGTTGAACTTGCGAGCCGCAACGGCATGAATTGACCGATTCGGCTGCTATACTTTTGATCCGTACTAATTAACTGGCGCGGTAAAAAATGGGATGTTAGCTCAGTTGGTAGAGCA
Proteins encoded in this region:
- a CDS encoding GMP reductase; the encoded protein is MEIFDYDNILLLPRKCRVESRSECDASVTLGEREFRLPVVPANMKTVVSEEICIWLAENGYFYVMHRFDLDNVKFVQDMKARGLFASISLGVKKPDYDTVTKLLTLGLVPEYITIDIAHGHADSVRDMIIHLKEKMPAAFIIAGNVATPEAVIDLENWGADATKVGIGPGKVCITKLKTGFGTGGWQLSAVKWCARVATKPIIADGGIREHGDIAKSIRFGATMVMIGSMLAGHEESPGKTVEVDGQLFKEYYGSASDFNKGEYKHVEGKRILEPVKGKLADTLIEMEQDIQSSISYSGGKKLMDIRKVNYVTLGGDNAGEHLLM
- a CDS encoding NAD(P)-dependent oxidoreductase codes for the protein MNIAVLGIGAMGYPMALRLIEAGHTVHVWNRTAYKAERLRPLGATVHAAAADAVRSVDTVICLLENGPVVGDVLFNQGVARALKPGALVMDMSSIQPAEARDHAAQLSEMGTLHLDAPVSGGTHGAQDGTLAIMVGGQVAVFNDIKPVLDVFGRATHVGPHGSGQLAKLANQMIVGITIGAVAEALLLCEKGGASMAKVREAITGGFADSRILQVHGQRMIDRDFTPHGRMSIQLKDLRNALATAEAIGLSAPITQLFEKLYADGIDHGLADLDHAGLFVELASRNGMN